The following is a genomic window from Mustela erminea isolate mMusErm1 chromosome 2, mMusErm1.Pri, whole genome shotgun sequence.
CCTGTTATACCATATATCTACTGTCATGAACTATGACAGACCTACAGCCttaaaacaatgtaaatttattgtctcatagtttCCATGGGTCTTCTAAATTCCAAGTACAACATGGCTACATTCTCTGCTTACTACCTGACAagaccaaaatcaaggtgttgtaGAGGCTGGAATCTGATCTAAAGGTTCTAAAAATGAATCCACCTAAATTTGGTTCCTTGTACTTGTAAGACTGAGGTCCCCATTAACTTGCTGGCTGTCAACTAGGGACTGCTCTAGGCAACTAGAAACCAACTGCATTCCTTTTCATACATCCCCACCTCCATCTTCAAACCAGCAATGGAATATCAGTCTTTCTCACACTTTGAACCTCCAAGTTCCTCTTCTGCCAGCAGTAAGACTAAGCTCCTTATTTTTAAGGGCTCATTTAATTACACTGGATCTGCATGGAAAATCCAGGAGAATACTTCTTTAAACtgctatgtaaaataatataaccAAGAGAATGAGATATTACCATATTCATAGATTCCAGGATCAGGGCAGACATCTTTGAGAGGCCATTCTAGAAGCCCTGCCTCCCATATCAAGTTCtaccaaaagaaagtaaaaaggaaaagctaTATTCAGGAAAACCTTTAACTATATTAACTgtataacagaaaataaactggaaaaaatgtccaacaaaataaaaatatttacatatttacccCAAGAAGAAGAAAGCATGGAAAGATAAAAATTGTATGATTAgaagcccgggtggctcagctaagcatctgcctttggctcaggtcatgatctcagggtcctgagattgagccccacatctggcttcctgctcagtggggagcctgcttctccctctctctttctctccctgttgctccccctgcctgtgttctctgtcaaataactaaagaaaaaacttttaaaaaaactgtatgaTTTATTGGGATAGGAGGATTATGAGGGAAGGTTTTATGCTTGATTTTATTTCCATAACATAACTACACTTTTCTTGAACAATAAATAttactgagagaaagaaaaaagtcctaaATATTGAATTTGGGTCAAAGATAAAAACGAAAGtaggcaaaaataagaaaaactgttCCCAGGGAAGAAAAATCAAGGGAAATACAATTAGAGAAGAGCTGAACAAATGCACAACCCTCAAGCCAAACAACAGTTGAGAATTAGAGAGAAGGACTTAAAAGcaaaccagaaaggagaattagagGACAACCAAGATAGTATGATATAAGCAAAGTCAAGTGAGGAGACTGTTTCAAGAAGGAAGACAGACTGAACAGTATAAAATATCATGGTAAGTTCAAGTTAGACAAAGTCTATGAAATAAGCCTGAAGGATTTGGCTAAAAAAAAGTTAGCAgggatctttcttcttctttttttttttttttttgtaaagattttacttattcatttgacagagagagatcacaagcaggcagagaggcaggcagagagagaggaggaaacaggctcctggccaagcaggagcttggatgtggggcttgatcccaggacctgggatcatgacctgagctgaaggcagaggcccaacccactgagccacccaggtgccccagcagggaCCTTTCTTGAAAGCAGTTCATGGAAATGCTGGGGGCATGTAAACAATTTTGAAATAGGTTGAACATTAAGTGGAAAGTAGGAGATGCAGATGAGTGTTGAAAACTCTTTTTATGAGTCTTCAGGTGAAGGGAAAGAAGGCACAGGGGAGGAGGtcaataaagaaagagaagttgtGAATAGAGAACAGGGAAAGGATGAGAAAATCCTGTGTTTCATCAGTCAGGAAGGGACAAGATCTAGAGCACAGGTAGAAGCCCAGGTCTTACCTAAGAAAGACAGTTCTcacaataagagaagaaaggcaagaggggcgcctgggtggctcagtgggttgagcctctgccttcagctcaggtcctgatcccagggtcctgggatcgagccccgcatcgggctctctgctcagcagggagcctgcttcctcctctctctctgcctgcctctctgcctacttgggacctctgtcaaataaataaataaaatctttttaaaaaaagaaagaaagaaaggcaagaaataatgTTTGTAAACCCTGGTAGTTTGGTAGTCCAAAAAGAGATGAGGGAGCTCTTATCTGTTGGTTCCTATGGGCTcaacaaaatttaaagacaaaatgttCTGCTGTTAAGTGAAAATGAAGTGCCAGGAGTCGAATGTCTACAGGGAACAACAATTATTAGTAATAAATGcagcagaaaatagaaaaatggaccCCAAACACAAAGAATTCTCTAAGTAGCAGCAACCTATGAACTTGCAGGTTTTGTTCTTCCCGAGTAGGTCTTGGCAACCTGGAAGCAGACACAAAATCAAGagtgcatataacacccagtgctcatcacaacacaagCCCTCCCTAGCGTTGTatgtggctaactgaacatttatataaaaaaaaaaaaaaaatcaaaatgtgacTTAGGGACACAAAGTGAACAgatgttggaaaaatggtgccaatagaACTATTCAATTTAGGGTTGCcacaaacttttattaaaaaaaaacaaaacaggggcgcctgggtggctcagtggtttgggctgctgcctttggctcgggtcatgatctcagggtcttgggatcgagccccgcatcgtgctccctgctccgcaggaagcctgcttccctctctctctctctctctctctgcctgcctctctgcctacttgtgatctctgtctgtcaaataaataaataaaatctttaaaaacaaaacaaaacaaaacaaaaaaaacaaaacaaaacaacaaaacaacaaccagtatctgtgaaggaaaataaaggaaagcaaaacaaaatgaaaaaaacaaaacaaaaaaaaatcaagagtccgagtTGGCTTTATTCAGTATTGAATATCCTGTCTGAGTAACGGCTAACGAAGCTGAAGACAGGACTCAGCAAAGTTTTTCTATAAAAAGTCAGACAGTAGTTATGTTAGACTTCGCAGATGGTACAGTCTCTGCTGCCACTCCTCAACCTCGGGaccaaagcagccacagacaatacataagTGCGTGGGCATAACCGTGTCACTGACAGACACAGATGGTGAACTATACTTCACTTGCCTTGGGCCGCAGTTTACCAACCCCTAGcgtaagagaaggaaaaaaagatacaaaaagggACTCGTATCAGAGGGATAGATAGGCCAGGCCCGGGGAGACCTGGAGAACTGGTGCCTCCCGAAGAGAAAGGAGATTTTACAGCATGAACAGACTAAAACACATAGAATAACAGTCTAGAAAACAAACCTTTGAGCCTATTTCACAAACATCAATAGGATCATTATCTCCACAGCAGTCTGtactcttatctttttgatgggGATCTTCCCaagtctaaaaaagaaaagggggagagaggaagcagaaatgTGGTTAATACTCTTTATATTATAGATCTTAATCTTTCCACATGAGCACGAAGTTTTACAGGTAGTAGTAATCCAAAGAGGAAAAGCCTCAGAAATTACACAGGCTCTGAGCCAACATGCCAGTACAACCCTAAACATCACAATAATTAAGACGGATTTATAGTATTCCCTCTTTCCATCTCATTTTTCTGTATAATCACATCTGAAAGTGGGCAGTATTTCCAAACATACTCTTTTTCCAAGCTGAGTCGGCATGTAAATTCATGCTGTCTTTTCAAGTTTCAGTTCAGAGGTTTCCACCATCTGCGCTGCTTCCAGGGGCTGCGGAAACTGTTGCTTCCATCATTCACTGCTTCCTTTGACATGGTAACAGCATCAGGTCTGGCGCTCTGTGTTTGAAAATTAACTTTCTATTCTTTAAATGACTCCTACTAGAAGAAACCTGGTTTTCCCTTCATAAAGAACAAGACAGAATCTAcaccaaataaaagaagaatctatttttgtctcatttcatttccacttaaaaaattctCTACCTTGCCACTGAATCTCAAAACCTTGACAAAAGCCTGAAAAGATGTCAACCCTTAAGTTTTCTAAAAAGATTATACCCTTCTGGTTACAAAATACACACATGAGCATTTCTATAAATGAAAAGCATAAGAGAAATTTGTTATCAAATTTAAATATCCCTTAGGCACCATCCTTCCCCAAAAGCCTCATAATTACTTGATTCTAAATGGAACTACAGAAGTTCCCTAAAATCATCATTTTCCTTAGATATACATTACAGATGTGCAGAGACTGTGTCACCTCAAGACTGTTATCCAGAGATAATTTTAGATTATCCAAGCTTGGTTCCTctaattttatattgataattttaaaagtatactcTTATTTACAGCTAAACACTAGATAAACTCCAATATTTTCCTTCTGGcccaaattataatatatttaggaGTAAACTGAACCCCAccttgcaaaaaacaaaaaaattcagtaaaacaaCATTCACTACCTCAaatactaatattaataataaaacataggAAGAATAAACTTACTGTTAACCTTACATAGTGATTATAGGGgagagacatatttttttttttttgaccttcgAACTTTTTATTGGCCTCCTGCTCCCCAAAGTGtaccctgcttctgctccctcaacGCCTCAGAACTTTGGTGTCGTTGGTCTCAGACACGACCTTGCCGTCCACAATCTTGCGGGTAGTGGTTTTCTGGATGGTTTGCATGGAGCTGCTGCTGTCCAGGGCGTCACTGAGATTGAAGTCCTCCCCATCTTCCAGCAGGCGACGGTAGGTAGCGATCTCAGCCTCCAGCTTGACCTTGACATTCAACAGGGCTTCGTACTCCTGGGCCTGGCACTGCCCCTCTGCCCGGGTCTGGGACAGTTCAGACTCCAGGTGCAGCAGGACCCCGTTGAGCTGCTCCATCTGCATGGCGTAGCGGGTTTCGACCTCCCTGAGGCTGTTCTCTAAGCTGGACTTCAGGTTTCTCATCGAATCCAGGTTGATCTCCAAGGACTGGGCGGTACGTCTCAGCTCCGTGAGGGGCATCTCAGCCTCTCCTATCTCTGAGGTCTGTGTGGTGATCACTGTGGTGCTTTCCTCAATCTGCTGGGACCAGTATTTGTCCAGCTCCTCTCGGTTCTTCCGAGCCAGCTCATCATACTGGGCCCGGATGTCTGCCATGATCTTGCTGAGGTCCTGAGACTTGGGGGCATCCAACTCCACGGTCAACCCGGAGGTGGCAATTTGGTTCTGTAGACCCTTTACTTCCTCCTCATGGTTCTTCTTCATAAAGAGCAACTCCTCCTTGAGAGCCTCAATCTCTGTCTCCAACTGCAGCCTAGTGACATTGGTGTCATCGATGACCTTGCGGAGCCCGTGGATGTCACTCTCCATGGACTGGCGCATGGCCAGTTCCGTCTCATACTTGACTCTGAAGTCATCAGCAGCAAGACGGGCACTGTCAATCTGCAGAACGATGCGGGCATTGTCCACAGAACTTGCAAAAATCTGAGACCTCAGCTCCTCGATGGTCTTGAAGTAATGCCCCCAGTCTCTGACCTGGGGTCCCTTCTTCTCCAGGTGTTCCCGGATTCTCACCTTCAGTCTCTGATTATCTGCCTCCAGGCTCCTCACCCTCTCCAGGTAGGAGGCCAGGCAGTCATTCAGGTCTTGCATGGTCTTCTTCTCGCCCTGCATGCCCCCTATGCCGGCCAGACCCCTGGCCATCCCGGCGGCCAACCCCGTGGCCAGGCCCCCGGACCTCCAACCGCCCCGGAAGCTGGTGGAGCGGGATACGGAGATCCGGGAGCCTGAGCCTCCAGCACCTGCATAGACGCTGGCCGCGCTGCTGATAGGCCGGACCCGGTGGCTGGGCGACTGCATGGAGCCCAGGGACCGATAGTTGGAAGAGAAGGTGGAGTGGGTGGTGAAGCTCATGCTGTTCGGAGAGTAAGATGAGAGGCCAGGACTCGGGCTCGGGCCAGCGGGGAGAGACATATTCTAAGTGATACAcacaactacacacacacacacacacacacacacacacccatggaGAAAGTACTATTGTTGACCGATTTTATAGGCAAACTGAAGCACACAGAATTTAAATTGCCCAATGCTCACATTTTCTAAATGGTGGCAATGGGATGAGAACTCAAGGTATTAATCCTATTACAATGCCCAAGTTTAGATAACAACAGCAACTGAGTGAGAATTACTTTCAGATATAACCTTATTCTTCTTCATGATTGTCTTCTTTTAAATACCTTCTCTCACTCACAAAATCTCCTAAGTAGGTATCCATTcacattgcaaatatttattgagtaccaatCAGGGCGGGAAGTTAGGAATAGAGATGCAGAGGACATAGTCAATACCCTGAAGAATGTCAAGTTAATAAATGGTACAGCATTTGTCACAAATGCTACAAAATTAATCTTGATGTGCTAAAGAAACCAAGAAGGGACTGAGATAAGACTGAAATCAGAGAACCTAGAAGCAGAAAATATCTGAGAGGGTCTTCCTTCCTTATATAAGAACCCTCTCTTAAACTTCCCTTAACTTTCCTCCACCCTCAAAAGGGGACAAATGTGATAGTTAAGGTCACTCTGACATAAAGGAAGTTGCCTAGACTCTAGGTCTACTTCCGTCACAAACTACCTTGGCCCAAACATCcggatctcagtttcctcacctattaAAAAATGGCCTCTGTAAGACAACTGCTAGATGTGTCCCAGCCCTGAGTGCTAGGACTGTTGGTGGTCATTCATTATCCACATGAATACTACCAGTCAAGAGGAAGCTTCATGACATAACTTAGTCCACTTGGATCAGcagtaattttaagaaattccTTCCTTGAACTGAGACAAAAACAGTCTTCATACATGCTATACTTCATTTGGTTTTGGTGGGTGCTTCCCATTATTAATTGGTTTCAGAACTCCACTTTCAAtattatttatcaatttattccTCCTGTCAAGGAAGTAAGTACTTAAGTACAAAATTCTTAAGCTACACAATCTTGATACATTTAAGGCATGTTCTTCATGATTTCCCTTACCACAAAAACAACTGACTGGTTCTAGTTCTAGTCCTGCTTTTCACACTTTATGCACAGGCCTCCATTGTGATTACAAAAGAGATTCACAGTAAATGACTTCCAACTTAACTTGAAAATATAGTATAATTTTAAGCAAGCACCAGGAGAGGAAATCttgacaaaattaaaactttgacTATGCCCCCTTGTGGAGCTTTAACTGTATAGCTAGGCAGAGAAACAACTTAAAAAGCTCAATGTCCACAAGAGGAAATTCCAAATCTTAACATTTGCttcacaaaagttaaaaaaaaaaaaaaaaaaaaaaaaattagcatccaaaatttagaaataacttcAACAACTAAGTAAGAAAAAGGGCAACCCAATacaaaatgggccaaagacaagAACAGGTCattcaaagagaaaacatgaacGACTTATAAATATACGAAAAGATAGCTAGtctgattagaaaaataaaaagtaaattgtataatgagaaatagaaatataaaatagaaatagaaagagaaatagaaaaataaaaagtaaaagtataaTGAGACACTATgtcaaaaacctaaaaatatgaTAATGCCAAATAAAGCTGACCCTCAAATAACTCAGGGTTAGGGATGCTGAAcccctgcacagttgaaaatctgaatataaattttgactccacaaaaacttaactactaacagcctactgCTAATAGGAAGCCTTATCAATTACATAAACagcacatatttttatgttacatatattatgtacTAGATTcttaaaataagctagagaaaatgttatcaagaaaatcataaagaggggtgcctgggtggctcagtcgttaagtgtctgacttcagctcaggtcatgatcccagggtcctaggatcaagccctgcattaggctccgggctcagctggaagcctgcttctctctctctctcattccccctgcttgtattccctctcttgctgtgcctctgagaaataaataaataaaaatcttaaaaaaaaaaaaaaggcataaagagaaaatacatttacagtactataccaTAAAAATCTCTATATAAGTAGATTCAAACCCATGCAGTTCACACTCATGATCCAGGGTCAACTGTACTGGTAGGGATATAAGGCACCTAGCACACTATGCACTGCTGGTAGGAGTGTGTATTGTTACAATTTCTTTTGTAAGGAATTTAGAAATACCTAGTAGAGTTACAGAAGTGTGTCACTCACAATTAAGCAATCTGATCCATAGGTATACACCTATCAGTACATACCTATATATGctacatatatagaaaaattttagCATGAACCCaggaaaagcataaataaaaagagaaactatCAATGGAAATACAAATAATGTTGGTACAAACAATGGCTATAaagctaagaaaataaatcagaaaacagaTTACTGATCTAGCCTAGAACAAATCTTTCTCATCCTTGTGTAGATGT
Proteins encoded in this region:
- the LOC116584553 gene encoding keratin, type I cytoskeletal 18-like — protein: MSFTTHSTFSSNYRSLGSMQSPSHRVRPISSAASVYAGAGGSGSRISVSRSTSFRGGWRSGGLATGLAAGMARGLAGIGGMQGEKKTMQDLNDCLASYLERVRSLEADNQRLKVRIREHLEKKGPQVRDWGHYFKTIEELRSQIFASSVDNARIVLQIDSARLAADDFRVKYETELAMRQSMESDIHGLRKVIDDTNVTRLQLETEIEALKEELLFMKKNHEEEVKGLQNQIATSGLTVELDAPKSQDLSKIMADIRAQYDELARKNREELDKYWSQQIEESTTVITTQTSEIGEAEMPLTELRRTAQSLEINLDSMRNLKSSLENSLREVETRYAMQMEQLNGVLLHLESELSQTRAEGQCQAQEYEALLNVKVKLEAEIATYRRLLEDGEDFNLSDALDSSSSMQTIQKTTTRKIVDGKVVSETNDTKVLRR